The following coding sequences lie in one Bordetella genomosp. 9 genomic window:
- the mctP gene encoding monocarboxylate uptake permease MctP yields MANQINWTALGVFVFFFVLVTVMGFAASRWQRGESASHLDDWGLGGRRFGTWITWFLVGGDFYTAYTVIAVPALVYAVGAYGFFALPYTILVYPIVFAIMPRLWKVARQAGHVTSADVVYARFQSRPLELAIAVTGVLATMPYIALQLVGMEVVIKALGLTGELPLAAAFVILALYTYSAGLRAPALIAFVKDLMIYIVVLVAIVLVPLKLGGYGAVFSAAGAGFAAKGGATGLTLKPAQFLPYATLALGSALAAFMYPHTLTGIFAAKSGDTIRKNAVFLPAYTLLLGLIAMLGYMAYAANLHPQTANDVVPALFNALFPSWFTGFAFAAIAIGALVPAAVMSIGAANLFTRNFWKAYVNPSVSSEGEAKVAKIVSLVVKVGALVFILFVPTQYALDLQLLGGVWILQTFPAVVFGLFFGWFRGGPLLLGWLAGLAAGTALAYMDGIKPVHAFVIGGDSYGVYTGLAALVLNVIVAVAAQAVVSAFSSPQGAGRRA; encoded by the coding sequence ATGGCCAACCAGATCAACTGGACCGCCCTGGGCGTGTTCGTTTTCTTCTTCGTACTGGTCACCGTGATGGGTTTCGCGGCGTCGCGCTGGCAGCGCGGCGAATCGGCCTCGCATCTCGACGATTGGGGTCTGGGCGGCCGGCGCTTCGGAACCTGGATCACCTGGTTCCTCGTGGGTGGCGATTTCTATACCGCCTATACGGTGATCGCCGTGCCCGCGCTGGTCTACGCGGTGGGCGCCTACGGCTTCTTCGCCTTGCCTTACACCATCCTGGTCTATCCCATCGTGTTCGCCATCATGCCGCGGCTGTGGAAGGTTGCCCGCCAGGCCGGTCATGTCACCTCGGCAGACGTGGTGTATGCGCGGTTCCAATCGCGTCCCCTGGAGCTGGCGATCGCGGTCACGGGCGTGCTGGCCACCATGCCGTACATCGCCCTGCAGCTGGTCGGCATGGAAGTCGTCATCAAGGCATTGGGCCTGACCGGCGAGCTGCCGCTGGCCGCGGCCTTCGTCATCCTGGCCCTGTACACGTATTCCGCCGGCCTGCGCGCGCCCGCGCTTATCGCGTTCGTGAAGGACCTGATGATCTACATCGTGGTGCTGGTCGCGATCGTTCTCGTACCGCTGAAGCTGGGCGGCTACGGCGCGGTGTTTTCCGCTGCCGGAGCGGGGTTCGCCGCCAAGGGCGGCGCAACCGGCCTGACGCTGAAGCCCGCGCAGTTCCTGCCCTATGCCACACTGGCCTTGGGGTCGGCGCTGGCCGCATTCATGTACCCGCACACCCTTACGGGGATCTTCGCCGCCAAGAGCGGGGACACCATCCGCAAGAACGCGGTCTTCCTGCCGGCGTATACGCTGCTGCTCGGCCTGATCGCGATGCTCGGGTACATGGCCTACGCGGCCAACCTGCATCCGCAGACCGCGAACGACGTGGTGCCCGCGCTGTTCAATGCGCTGTTCCCCAGCTGGTTCACCGGCTTCGCCTTTGCGGCGATTGCGATCGGCGCGCTGGTGCCGGCGGCCGTGATGTCGATCGGCGCGGCGAACCTGTTCACGCGCAATTTCTGGAAGGCCTATGTCAATCCGTCCGTGAGCTCGGAGGGCGAAGCCAAGGTCGCGAAAATCGTTTCGCTGGTCGTGAAGGTCGGCGCCCTGGTGTTCATTCTTTTCGTACCGACGCAGTACGCGCTGGACCTGCAGCTGCTCGGCGGTGTCTGGATTCTGCAGACCTTCCCGGCGGTGGTGTTCGGCCTGTTCTTCGGCTGGTTCCGCGGCGGTCCGTTGCTGCTGGGCTGGCTCGCGGGCCTGGCGGCCGGCACCGCCCTGGCCTACATGGACGGCATCAAGCCCGTGCATGCGTTCGTCATCGGCGGCGACAGCTACGGGGTCTACACGGGCCTGGCGGCGCTGGTGCTCAACGTCATTGTGGCGGTGGCGGCCCAGGCGGTTGTCAGCGCGTTCTCAAGCCCGCAGGGCGCCGGCCGGCGCGCCTGA
- a CDS encoding COG4315 family predicted lipoprotein, with protein sequence MKRSRLALALLCGAMAASSVLAQPAMQGKTDKGPALVDHKNMTLYVYDKDAQGKSNCNGQCAANWPPLAAGSDAKPTGKWSVVTRDDGSKQWAYDGKPLYTFKKDTKAGDATGEGVGGVWHIAKP encoded by the coding sequence ATGAAACGTTCAAGACTCGCCCTCGCCCTTCTTTGCGGCGCGATGGCCGCTTCTTCCGTCCTGGCTCAGCCCGCCATGCAAGGCAAGACCGACAAGGGTCCCGCCCTGGTCGATCACAAGAACATGACGCTGTACGTCTACGACAAGGACGCGCAGGGCAAATCCAACTGCAATGGCCAATGCGCCGCCAATTGGCCGCCGCTCGCCGCAGGCAGCGACGCCAAGCCCACCGGCAAATGGAGCGTGGTGACGCGCGACGACGGCAGCAAGCAATGGGCGTATGACGGCAAGCCGCTCTACACCTTCAAGAAAGATACGAAGGCCGGCGACGCCACCGGCGAAGGCGTGGGCGGCGTCTGGCACATCGCCAAGCCCTGA
- a CDS encoding phosphoglycerate kinase: MSKVNTLSALAKAGALKGKRVFIRADLNVPFDDAGNISEDTRIRASVPGIRMALDAGAAVMVTSHLGRPKEGVLTDADSLAPVGRRLSELLGMPAPLVRDWVDGVQVEPGQVVLLENCRVNAGEKKNDEALSRKMAALCDVYVNDAFGTAHRAEATTHGMARFAPVACAGPLLEAELDALGRALHEPKRPLVAIVGGSKVSTKLSILQSLAGKVDQLVVGGGIANTFMLAAGKSIGKSLAEPDQREEAAAVIDIMRKRGADVPIPTDVVCAPSFGADAPATVKPADAIGADDMVLDIGPQTAQALADILKKAGTIVWNGPVGVFEFEQFSHGTEVVARAIAESPAFSIAGGGDTLAAIAKFGITDKVGYISTGGGAFLEFLEGKTLPAVEILQQRASQA; this comes from the coding sequence ATGTCCAAGGTGAATACCCTGTCCGCGCTGGCCAAGGCCGGCGCTTTGAAAGGCAAGCGCGTCTTCATCCGCGCCGACCTGAACGTTCCGTTCGATGACGCTGGCAACATCAGCGAGGACACGCGCATCCGTGCCTCCGTGCCGGGTATCCGGATGGCGCTGGACGCCGGCGCCGCGGTGATGGTCACTTCCCACCTGGGACGGCCCAAGGAAGGCGTGCTGACCGACGCCGACAGCCTGGCGCCGGTGGGGCGCCGGCTGTCCGAGCTGCTCGGCATGCCCGCGCCGCTGGTCCGCGATTGGGTGGATGGTGTGCAGGTCGAACCCGGCCAGGTGGTTCTGCTGGAAAACTGCCGCGTGAACGCGGGCGAGAAGAAAAACGACGAAGCGCTGTCGCGCAAGATGGCCGCGCTGTGCGACGTGTACGTGAACGACGCCTTCGGCACCGCGCATCGCGCCGAAGCGACGACGCATGGCATGGCGCGTTTTGCCCCCGTGGCCTGCGCCGGTCCGCTGCTGGAGGCCGAACTGGACGCGCTGGGACGTGCGCTGCACGAACCCAAGCGCCCGCTGGTCGCGATCGTGGGCGGTTCCAAAGTGTCGACGAAGCTGAGCATCCTGCAGTCGCTCGCCGGCAAGGTGGATCAGCTTGTGGTGGGCGGCGGCATCGCCAATACCTTCATGCTGGCGGCCGGCAAATCCATCGGCAAATCGCTGGCCGAGCCCGACCAGCGCGAAGAAGCTGCCGCGGTCATCGACATCATGCGCAAGCGCGGCGCGGACGTGCCGATCCCCACCGATGTGGTGTGCGCGCCTTCGTTCGGCGCGGACGCGCCCGCCACCGTCAAGCCGGCCGATGCCATCGGCGCGGACGACATGGTGCTGGACATCGGCCCGCAGACCGCGCAGGCGCTGGCCGATATCCTGAAGAAGGCCGGCACCATCGTCTGGAACGGCCCGGTGGGCGTGTTCGAGTTCGAACAGTTCTCGCACGGCACCGAAGTGGTTGCGCGCGCCATCGCGGAATCGCCGGCGTTCTCCATTGCGGGGGGCGGCGATACGCTGGCCGCGATAGCGAAGTTCGGCATCACTGACAAGGTGGGCTACATCTCCACGGGCGGCGGGGCTTTCCTGGAGTTCCTGGAAGGCAAGACGCTGCCGGCGGTGGAAATCCTGCAGCAGCGCGCCAGCCAGGCCTGA
- a CDS encoding Hsp20/alpha crystallin family protein, producing the protein MYEPLLHFPTGLFAEFERLQRALNPIWGAQPSSIRAVSRAYPPINVARGGDAVLIDIFVPGADPAKLDVQVDRGLLTISGERETALPEDNGKTSTYATERYTGRFTRAISLSDDVDPEAITARYTDGVLRIAVRRRGNGQPRRIEIQ; encoded by the coding sequence ATGTACGAACCCCTGCTCCACTTCCCGACCGGCCTCTTTGCCGAGTTCGAGCGTCTGCAACGCGCGCTCAACCCGATCTGGGGCGCGCAGCCCAGCAGCATCCGGGCGGTGTCGCGCGCCTACCCGCCCATCAATGTGGCACGCGGCGGCGACGCCGTCCTGATCGACATCTTCGTGCCGGGGGCCGACCCCGCCAAGCTCGACGTGCAGGTGGACCGCGGCCTGCTGACCATCAGCGGCGAACGCGAAACCGCCCTGCCCGAAGACAACGGCAAAACCAGCACGTATGCCACCGAACGCTACACCGGCCGCTTCACGCGGGCGATCAGCCTTTCGGATGATGTCGACCCGGAAGCCATCACGGCACGGTACACGGACGGCGTGCTGCGCATCGCCGTGCGGCGGCGCGGCAACGGGCAGCCCCGCCGCATCGAAATCCAATGA
- a CDS encoding Hsp20/alpha crystallin family protein, producing the protein MNSTLTNSAAPAVSPRVDVFEDENGLTLLADMPGVPRDKLTIDVDGDTLRIEGELGESEPAQPLHTEMPAARYRRAFTLSRELDSSRIQAESRDGVLKLRIPKREQAQPRRIEIVTA; encoded by the coding sequence ATGAATTCGACCCTGACGAACAGCGCGGCCCCGGCTGTCTCGCCGCGCGTGGACGTATTCGAAGACGAGAACGGCCTGACCCTGCTGGCCGACATGCCGGGCGTTCCGCGCGACAAGCTGACCATCGACGTCGATGGCGACACGCTGCGTATCGAAGGCGAGCTTGGCGAGTCCGAGCCCGCCCAGCCTTTGCACACCGAGATGCCGGCGGCGCGCTACCGCCGCGCCTTCACGCTGAGCCGCGAGCTTGACAGCAGCCGTATCCAGGCGGAATCGCGCGACGGGGTGCTGAAACTGCGCATCCCCAAGCGGGAACAGGCCCAGCCGCGGCGGATCGAAATCGTCACGGCTTGA
- the gap gene encoding type I glyceraldehyde-3-phosphate dehydrogenase, translated as MTLRVAINGYGRIGRNVLRAHYESGKKHDIEIVAINDLGDPKTNAHLTRYDTVHGRFPGTVEVDGDYMVVNGDRIRVLANRNPAELPWGELKVDVVLECTGFFTSKEKASAHLKGGAKKVVISAPGGKDVDATVVYGVNHHTLKAEHTVISNASCTTNCLAPLVKPLHEELGVVSGLMTTVHSYTNDQVLTDVYHEDLRRARSATMSMIPTKTGAAAAVGLVLPELNGKLDGFAIRVPTINVSIVDLSFIAKRETSVEEVNGILKAASQGALKGILEYNTEPLVSVDFNHNPASSTVDATLTKVSGTLVKVSSWYDNEWGFSNRMLDTTVALMAAK; from the coding sequence ATGACCCTACGCGTTGCCATCAACGGCTACGGCCGCATCGGTCGTAATGTGCTGCGTGCGCACTACGAAAGCGGCAAGAAGCACGACATCGAGATCGTCGCCATCAACGACCTGGGCGACCCCAAGACCAATGCGCACCTGACCCGCTACGACACGGTGCACGGCCGCTTCCCGGGCACGGTGGAAGTCGACGGCGACTACATGGTCGTCAACGGCGACCGCATCCGCGTGCTGGCCAACCGCAACCCGGCCGAACTGCCCTGGGGCGAGCTGAAGGTCGATGTGGTTTTGGAATGCACCGGCTTCTTCACCTCCAAGGAAAAGGCCAGCGCCCACCTGAAGGGCGGCGCCAAGAAGGTTGTGATTTCCGCCCCTGGCGGCAAGGACGTGGACGCGACTGTCGTCTACGGCGTGAACCACCACACCCTGAAGGCCGAGCACACGGTCATCTCCAACGCCTCGTGCACGACCAACTGCCTGGCGCCGCTGGTCAAGCCGCTGCATGAAGAGCTGGGCGTGGTTTCCGGCCTGATGACGACCGTGCATTCCTACACCAACGACCAGGTGCTCACCGACGTCTATCACGAAGACCTGCGCCGCGCCCGTTCGGCCACGATGAGCATGATCCCCACCAAGACCGGCGCCGCCGCGGCGGTGGGCCTGGTGCTGCCCGAGCTCAACGGCAAGCTGGACGGCTTCGCCATCCGCGTGCCGACCATCAACGTCTCCATCGTCGACCTGTCGTTCATCGCCAAGCGCGAAACCAGCGTCGAGGAAGTGAACGGCATCCTGAAGGCCGCTTCGCAGGGCGCGCTCAAGGGCATCCTGGAATACAACACCGAGCCCTTGGTGTCGGTGGACTTCAACCACAACCCGGCTTCCAGCACCGTGGATGCCACGCTGACCAAGGTCTCGGGCACGCTGGTCAAGGTTTCTTCCTGGTACGACAACGAGTGGGGCTTCAGCAACCGTATGCTGGACACCACCGTTGCGCTGATGGCCGCCAAGTAA
- the yfcF gene encoding glutathione transferase has translation MTVPLTLYVDARFLSPYALSAYVALTQKGLDFEVRLVDLDQGDQRTAPFLHRSPIGKVPVLAHGDFYVSESSAIAEYLEEAFAPPACPALYPEEPRRRALARQVQSWLRTDLQALRRERPTEVIFEGAHAAPLSDAAQCEAARLVRAATALLLHGNGHLCGVWTLADIDLALMLNRLILPADEASELVPQPLRDYATAQWSHPGVSRWVASRG, from the coding sequence GTGACAGTGCCGCTGACCTTATACGTCGATGCCCGCTTCCTGAGCCCCTACGCGCTGTCCGCCTACGTGGCGCTGACGCAGAAGGGATTGGACTTCGAGGTCAGGCTGGTGGACCTGGACCAGGGCGACCAGCGCACTGCGCCGTTTCTGCACCGCTCCCCCATCGGCAAGGTCCCCGTGTTGGCGCACGGCGATTTCTACGTGAGCGAATCCAGCGCCATCGCGGAGTATCTGGAAGAGGCCTTTGCCCCGCCGGCCTGCCCTGCGCTGTATCCGGAAGAACCGCGCCGCCGCGCACTGGCGCGCCAGGTGCAGTCCTGGCTGCGCACCGATCTGCAGGCCTTGCGCCGGGAACGGCCGACGGAAGTGATTTTCGAGGGCGCGCATGCCGCGCCCCTGTCCGACGCGGCCCAGTGCGAGGCGGCACGCCTGGTGCGGGCGGCAACGGCGCTGCTGCTGCATGGCAATGGGCATTTGTGCGGGGTGTGGACCCTGGCCGACATCGACCTGGCCCTGATGCTGAACCGCCTGATCCTGCCCGCGGACGAGGCCAGCGAGCTGGTCCCCCAACCGCTGCGCGACTATGCCACGGCGCAATGGTCGCATCCGGGCGTGAGCCGGTGGGTCGCCAGCCGGGGATGA
- the infA gene encoding translation initiation factor IF-1, producing MAKEELIELDGIVDEVLPDARYRVTLDNGVAVGAYASGRLRKHRIRILAGDRVTLEMSPYDLTKGRINYRHKDSGPSRPAPTGARR from the coding sequence ATGGCGAAAGAAGAACTGATTGAATTGGATGGCATCGTTGACGAAGTCCTGCCCGACGCGCGCTACCGCGTCACGCTGGACAACGGCGTGGCAGTGGGCGCCTACGCCTCCGGCCGCCTGCGCAAGCACCGCATCCGCATCCTGGCGGGCGACCGCGTGACCCTGGAAATGTCGCCCTACGACCTGACCAAGGGACGTATCAACTACCGGCACAAGGACAGCGGACCTTCGCGTCCCGCCCCGACCGGCGCCCGGCGCTGA
- a CDS encoding DnaJ C-terminal domain-containing protein, translating to MEFKDYYEILGVERGVSDDDLRRAYRKLARQYHPDVSKEPNAEARMRDINEAYEVLRDPQKRAAYDDLAAGVSAGGGFRPPPGWDQGFEFNTAGSGEDADFSEFFSSLFGGAARRRGGRSFRSRGEDHHATIEVDLEDTLHGATREISLRSMKMDPQGRPRLQERKLSVRIPKGIREGQRIRLAGQGMAGYAGGAPGDLYLEVRIRPHRLYRVDGRDLTLTLPVAPWEAALGGTVTTPTPGGPVEVAIPAGSRNGSKLRLKGRGMPGNPPGDLYLELEVVLPPADTAAAREAYRNLQRQAPFDPRANSGR from the coding sequence ATGGAGTTCAAGGACTATTACGAGATACTCGGCGTCGAGCGCGGAGTGTCGGATGACGATCTCCGCCGCGCTTACCGCAAGCTGGCCCGGCAGTACCATCCGGACGTCAGCAAGGAGCCCAATGCGGAAGCCCGCATGCGGGACATCAACGAGGCGTACGAGGTGTTGCGCGATCCTCAGAAGCGCGCGGCGTACGACGACCTGGCCGCGGGCGTATCGGCGGGCGGGGGATTCCGTCCGCCGCCAGGCTGGGACCAGGGTTTCGAGTTCAACACCGCCGGCAGCGGCGAGGACGCCGACTTCAGCGAGTTCTTCTCTTCGCTTTTCGGCGGCGCCGCCCGCCGCCGGGGCGGACGCAGCTTCCGGTCGCGCGGCGAGGATCACCATGCCACCATCGAGGTGGACCTGGAAGACACGCTGCACGGCGCAACGCGGGAAATCAGTCTGCGGTCCATGAAAATGGATCCGCAGGGACGCCCGCGCCTGCAGGAACGCAAGCTGAGCGTGCGGATTCCCAAGGGCATCCGGGAAGGGCAGCGCATCCGCCTGGCGGGGCAGGGCATGGCCGGCTACGCCGGCGGCGCTCCCGGAGACTTGTATCTGGAAGTGCGGATCAGGCCTCATCGCCTGTATCGGGTGGACGGCCGCGATCTCACGCTGACCCTGCCGGTGGCGCCGTGGGAGGCCGCGTTGGGCGGCACCGTGACGACGCCGACGCCCGGCGGGCCGGTGGAGGTCGCGATTCCCGCCGGATCGCGCAATGGCAGCAAGCTGCGGCTGAAAGGGCGAGGGATGCCCGGCAATCCGCCGGGCGACCTGTACCTGGAGCTGGAGGTGGTGCTGCCGCCCGCCGACACGGCGGCTGCGCGCGAGGCCTACAGAAACCTGCAGCGCCAGGCGCCATTCGACCCGCGCGCGAACTCGGGACGCTGA
- the mog gene encoding molybdopterin adenylyltransferase, which produces MSDFDGRLARRHADELIVGLVSISDRASQGTYQDQGIPALREWLGQALASPWQDAARLIPDEKNVIVATLAELVDRVGCDLVLTTGGTGPARRDVTPEATLAVATREMPGFGEQMRQISLRFVPTAILSRQVAVLRETPDHAALIINLPGQPKAIKETLEGLRDEQGNVAAPGIFAAVPYCIDLIGGPYIETRPEVVKAFRPKSALRNKG; this is translated from the coding sequence ATGAGCGACTTCGATGGGCGTCTTGCGCGCCGCCATGCCGACGAACTGATCGTCGGCCTCGTTTCCATTTCCGACCGCGCCTCGCAGGGAACCTATCAGGACCAGGGCATTCCCGCGCTGCGAGAATGGCTGGGCCAGGCGCTGGCGTCGCCGTGGCAGGATGCCGCCCGTCTGATTCCCGACGAGAAGAACGTCATCGTCGCGACCCTGGCGGAGCTGGTGGACCGCGTGGGGTGCGACCTGGTCCTGACCACGGGCGGTACGGGTCCGGCGCGCCGGGACGTGACGCCGGAAGCCACGCTGGCCGTGGCGACACGCGAAATGCCGGGGTTCGGCGAGCAGATGCGGCAGATCAGCCTCAGGTTCGTGCCCACCGCCATCTTGTCGCGCCAGGTGGCGGTGCTGCGCGAAACGCCGGATCATGCGGCGCTGATCATCAATCTGCCGGGGCAGCCCAAGGCCATCAAGGAAACGCTGGAGGGCTTGCGCGATGAGCAGGGAAACGTCGCGGCGCCGGGGATTTTCGCGGCGGTGCCGTATTGCATCGACCTGATCGGCGGGCCCTACATCGAAACGCGGCCCGAAGTCGTCAAGGCCTTCCGTCCGAAGTCCGCGTTGCGCAACAAAGGGTGA
- a CDS encoding sensor domain-containing diguanylate cyclase, which translates to MLRRQALTIQQQILLLAGTLCLALVAAAAGGAAYMGQRQTRDLIEQRVADIAGAMAHTLDRDMFERFREIRNLSEAPTLQAMGAGIIRPLLTGRQQSMTDYAWIGVADASGTIIASTQGLLEGKSVADRQWFQRGRAAPNIGDVIESNMLPELLGRPRGKGFRFVEISAPIVRDGRLVGVVGAHLSWTWAADVRRAMLETDSSRGIRDLWILSSDGAMLLGPRLGSRPFTDEQVARMRAARQGCFEIDGDEGSILTGYALASGYRDYPGRNWIVVARQPARDAYAAVRNLEWRVLILSVLISIAGLALMWTISTRIARPLRALTQAASHLGRDASVTMLPRLAGAREIVDLSAALRSLIRRLGIEQTRADDVQRRAQMEEQRYVREITELRRAAGIDPLSGLLNRRSFLYAATLLMTEQAARGGQVAIIMADIDFFKLVNDNHGHGAGDATIRKVGEILTASVRERDLVARFGGEEFVIMLAGASPNAVLATAERMRRNVQETPVQYHHAVIRITISLGVALADAMEGDIQAIIESADHALYRAKQRGRNRAVLSA; encoded by the coding sequence TTGCTTCGTCGCCAAGCCCTTACGATTCAGCAGCAGATCCTTCTGCTCGCCGGCACGCTGTGCCTGGCCCTGGTGGCCGCGGCGGCCGGCGGCGCCGCGTACATGGGCCAGCGCCAGACGCGCGACCTGATCGAGCAGCGCGTGGCCGACATCGCGGGCGCCATGGCCCACACGCTCGATCGCGATATGTTCGAGCGCTTTCGGGAAATCCGGAACCTGTCCGAAGCGCCGACGCTGCAGGCAATGGGGGCGGGCATCATCCGCCCGCTGCTCACCGGGCGGCAGCAGTCCATGACCGATTACGCCTGGATCGGCGTGGCCGACGCCTCGGGCACCATCATCGCGTCCACGCAGGGCCTGCTGGAAGGCAAAAGCGTGGCGGACCGGCAATGGTTCCAGCGCGGCCGGGCGGCGCCCAACATCGGCGACGTCATCGAGTCCAACATGCTGCCGGAACTGCTCGGCCGTCCACGGGGCAAGGGGTTTCGCTTCGTGGAAATATCGGCGCCCATCGTGCGTGACGGGCGGCTGGTGGGCGTGGTCGGCGCCCATTTGAGCTGGACCTGGGCGGCCGACGTGCGGCGCGCCATGCTGGAAACGGACAGCAGCCGCGGCATCCGCGATCTGTGGATCCTGTCGTCGGACGGCGCCATGCTGCTCGGCCCCCGTCTGGGCAGCCGGCCCTTCACCGATGAACAGGTGGCGCGCATGCGGGCCGCGCGCCAAGGCTGCTTTGAGATCGACGGCGACGAAGGCAGCATCCTGACGGGTTACGCGCTGGCGTCCGGCTATCGGGACTATCCCGGCCGCAATTGGATCGTCGTGGCGCGGCAGCCTGCGCGCGACGCTTACGCCGCGGTGCGGAATCTGGAATGGCGCGTCCTTATTCTGAGCGTGCTGATCAGCATCGCCGGGCTGGCATTGATGTGGACCATCTCCACGCGCATCGCCCGGCCGCTGCGCGCGCTGACGCAGGCGGCTTCGCACCTGGGCCGCGACGCCTCGGTCACGATGCTGCCGCGCCTGGCGGGCGCCCGCGAGATCGTCGATCTGTCGGCCGCCCTGCGCTCGCTGATCCGGCGCCTGGGAATCGAGCAGACGCGCGCGGATGACGTCCAACGGCGGGCGCAGATGGAAGAGCAGCGCTATGTCCGCGAGATCACCGAATTGCGCCGAGCGGCCGGCATCGACCCGCTTTCCGGCCTGCTGAACCGGCGCTCGTTCCTGTATGCGGCCACCTTGCTCATGACGGAGCAGGCCGCCCGCGGCGGCCAGGTCGCCATCATCATGGCGGACATCGATTTCTTCAAACTGGTCAACGACAACCACGGCCACGGCGCCGGCGACGCCACCATCCGCAAAGTGGGCGAGATCCTGACGGCCTCTGTACGCGAGCGCGACCTGGTCGCGCGCTTCGGCGGCGAGGAATTCGTCATCATGCTGGCCGGCGCCTCGCCCAACGCCGTGCTCGCCACCGCCGAACGCATGCGCCGCAACGTGCAGGAAACGCCAGTCCAATACCACCACGCCGTCATCCGCATCACCATCAGTCTGGGCGTGGCACTGGCCGACGCAATGGAAGGCGACATCCAGGCCATTATCGAAAGCGCCGACCATGCGCTGTATCGCGCCAAGCAGCGCGGCCGCAATCGCGCCGTGCTGTCCGCCTGA
- a CDS encoding DUF3311 domain-containing protein, producing the protein MWILLLLPFIGLLWVPFYNDTLPELFGFPFFYWYQLLWVPITAFLTWLVYRSHRGRGDE; encoded by the coding sequence ATGTGGATCCTGCTACTGCTGCCGTTCATCGGCCTGCTGTGGGTGCCCTTCTATAACGACACCCTGCCGGAGTTGTTCGGCTTTCCCTTCTTCTACTGGTATCAGCTTCTCTGGGTGCCGATCACCGCGTTCCTGACGTGGCTCGTGTATCGCAGCCACCGGGGCAGGGGAGACGAATGA